The DNA segment GCCGCCGAGATAGACCGGCGCCGAGACCTGGGGCCATGCCGTTGATTCCTCGGCGATCATGGTGACTCCGGGATAATAGGAATATATCACCTCGTTGAGCTTCCTGATGAACTCGATGGCCTCGATGTTCTCCTTGCCCCCGTACTTGTTGGGAATCCACTGGCCCGGCTGCCGGGAGTAGTCCAGGTAGAGCATTGAGGCCACGGCGTCGATGCGCAGGCCGTCCAGGTGGTACTTGTCAATCCAGAAGAGCGCGTTTGCGAGGAGGAAGTTCTTTACCTCGTTTCTCCCGTAATTGAAGATCAGCGTGCCCCAGTCCTGGTGCTCTCCCTTGCGGGGGTCCGCATGCTCATAAAGGCCCGTGCCGTCATACCAGGCAAGGGCATGGGCATCCTTGGGGAAATGGGCCGGCACCCAGTCCAGCAGGATGCCCACGTCATTCTGATGGCAGTAGTCAACAAAGTACATGAAATCCTCGGGGGTCCCGTATCGGCTTGTGGGCGAGAAATAGCCCGAGACCTGGTATCCCCAGGAGCCGCCGAAGGGATGCTCCGCGATGGGAAGAAGCTCTATATGAGTATAGCCCATCTCCTTGACATACTCCACGAGCTTGTGGGCAAGCTCCCTGTAAGTGAGCACCCTGTTATCATCCTCAGGAATCCTCATCCATGAGCCGAGATGGACCTCGTAAATGGACATGGGCTCATTGTGGTAGTCCTTTTTCTTCCTTGCCTCTATCCATTTGCCGTCATGCCATTTATGCTTTTCAATGTCATAGACGTAGGAGGCCGTGTTGGGAACCAGTTCCGTGCAGAAGGCGTAGGGGTCCATCTTCATGATTACCTGGCGGCGCGCCGAGAAAATCTCGTACTTGTAGAGGAGGCCCTCCTTGAGCCCGGGAATGAAGATCTCCCATATGCCGGAGCTTCCGCGCAGGCGCATCATGTGCCTTCTCCCGTCCCAGTTGTTGAAATTGCCCACGACACTCACCCTTCTCGCCGTCGGGGCCCACACGGCGAAAAGGACTCCCTCGACGCCACCGATGTTCATGGTGTGGGCGCCCAGCCTGTTGTAGGCATAATGAAGGTTCCCCTCGTTGTAGAGGTAAAGGTCTTCCTCGGAAATCACGGGCAGAAAGGAATAAGGGTCCCTGAACACAAGGGTCGCGCCCTCGCTGTCAATGGTCTTGATGCTGTATGAGAAAAGCTTATCCCTGTCCAGGAATATGCGCTCATAGAAGCCGTAGGGATGGACTTTCTCCATCTCGTACTCCTTGTTGCGGTCATTATCGACGATGAAAGCCGATTCAATGTCGGGCAGGTAAGTCCTCACCGACACGATTGTCTTGTTGTCGTGCTTTATCTCGTGGCCCCCCAGCACGGTGAATGGGTCGCGGAGATCGGCATAGATGACGCTGTAAATCTGATCGAGGTTTGCCGTTGTCGCCATTTCCTTCACTTCTCCTTACTTTCCGGCTGCTGGCCGGTGGTTCTGTCTGCTGCCGGCGGTGATCCCCGGGCGGGGCACGCCGGTCATGAAACACTTCCCCATGGGAAGGCTTTCCTCCTCTCTCAAGAGAGGAACAGGAATTTCCCGGGAGGAATTAAAAGGAATGAAGGGAAGGGGAAATAAAATCACCAGGAGCATTTATGAGGTCATTGCCTTTCTCATTGCGCTCTCCCTCTTCATGGGGCCGCATGCCATGAAGAACGCCGCCGTTGCTGAAGAATCTTCCAGGCAGAGTGACTGGGCCTTTGTGGAAGATTTTGTGAACCGGCTCAGAAAGCACCGACCCCTGTGTACAAGCCAGGATGTCTATAAGGGCCTCTTTCAGTACGCCTGCGGTATCGAGCACCTCACACCATGCAGGGAAACAGCCATTGAAGCCCTCAGGAAGGAACTGGAAGCGGCCGCCCCCGCCGAATATCCGGGGGAGCCGATGATTGAGTTTCTCTCCGGGGACCTGCTGCTTTGCAGGCTCAATCTCAGGCCTTATAAGCACCACGGCGGCGACCCTGATCGCCTCTTTTCGGTGATGATGCGCTCCATGGAAAATTTCCGGCCTTCGCCGGGCCGCTTTGAGAGCCTCTGGGGTACCTACATGGATCTCGTGAGAGAAGGGCTCCTCGATTTTCCGGTGGAAGAGGCACGCTCTGTTGACAGTGAGGCAAAGAAGCACGATTATAAGAGAACCTTCAGCCATTCCCGGGTTTACAGGGAGCATTACAGACCCTCTTACCGGGTGATCCTCACGGAGTACCTTGAAGAGCTCTGGCGAACTGCTGAGAACAAAAAAGGGAAGTGAATACCATGGGAAAAACCTGCTCCCGTTGTGGCCGCGATAACAGGGATGACGCGAGGTACTGCGACATGTGCGCCGTAAGCCTCGTTGAAGGCGTTGGCGCCCCGGCGCCGGACATGCTCGACGAGGTGAAAAAAAACAGCATTGCCTGCGTAAAAGCCTGCATTGAGAGGGGATGCGATATAAACAGCAGCGATGATGAGGGCTACACAGCCCTTCATCACTCCGTCATCGACGCGCACCCGGAACTGGTCGAGGTGCTGCTGGCCAGCGGCGCCGACCCGGGGATTGCCAACAATGAAAAGCTCACGCCTCTCCATTCCGCAGTATTCAATAACCATCCGGGAATAGCCGGCATGCTTATCGCCGGAGGGGCCAGGGCTGACGCCCAGGACAAGGTGGGGTTCTCCCCTCTTCATATCGCCTCCATCACCGGTGAAGTGGGGATAATGGAAATGCTTGTCTTCGGCGGCGCCGACGTGAACATAAGGGACAGGCTGGGCTTCACTCCCCTCCATATTGCCGCCACCAGAGGGAATGTGGGGGCCGTGGAATTCCTGCTGAAGCACAAGGCCGACGTGAACGCCTGCCAGCACAACGGCATGACGCCTCTCCATTCTGCGGCCTTCTATGGGCAGCAGAAGGTAGCGGAGCTTCTCATCACCGGCGGCGCCGAAGTGAACGCTCATGACGAGCGGGGCACGACGCCTCTCAAGCTTGCCATACAGAAAGGCCATGAAGCGACGGCAGGTTTTCTGAGGATATACGGGGCCCTGTGAGGCCGGGGAAATTCTCCCGGCAGATTAAGGTTTCAGCGGGGCTGCAGGTAAGCAGGCCCTGTGAAGATAATATGATCAGGGAAGCTCAGAGGCGAGGGTAAATAACTGATGAATGAGAGGTACCGATAATGGCAAAAATCACTTTTCTCGGCGCTGCACAGACCGTCACGGGATCGAAGCACCTGCTCAGCCTGACAGGCCACAGAGTGATGGTGGACTGCGGATTATACCAGGGCCTTAAGCCTCTCAGGATGAGGAACTGGGAGCCATTTCCCCTCCCCCCTGACTCTATTGACGCCATTGTGCTCACCCACGCGCACATCGATCACTGCGGCTTCCTGCCGCGCCTTGCATTGCAGGGATTCCGTGGCAAGGTCTTTGCCACGCCGGCAACATGCGACATCACCAAGATTATGCTCCCCGATTCGGGAAGGCTCCAGGAAGAAGAAGCACGCTACGCCAACAAGGAGGGCGTCACGAAGCACAGCCCCGCCCTCCCGCTCTATACAGAGGAAGATGCCAAGCGCTGCCTCGCCCTCCTCTCCCCCGTGCCCTATGACAGGCCCTTTCTCCCTTTTGCCGGCCTTGAGCTCGCCTTCAGGGAAGCGGGGCACATACTGGGAAGCGCAATGGTTGAAGCCCGCTTCACGGAAGAAGGCAAAGCGACCACCGTCGTTTTCTCAGGGGATCTGGGAAGGCTGAGCGCCCCGATTCTCAGGGACCCGGCCACCATAAAGGAGGCTGACTTCCTGGTGCTGGAATCGACTTACGGCGACAGGCTTCACACCGATATTGACAGGAAACAAGCCCTGGCCGGGGCAATTGTGAATACCCTGAAAAGGAGGGGCGTGGTGCTTATCCCCTCCTTCGCGGTGGAGAGAACGCAGGAGCTCCTCTATATCCTTCACATCCTCAAGGCGCACAGGGATATTCCCAATGTCCCCGTGTATGTCGATTCTCCCATGGCGGTGAGCGTGACGAAAATATTCTCCCGCTACCGCGATCTTTATGACAGCGAGGCAAATGAGCTCATCAAGGCCGGCGAGGACATCATGGGCGCAACGACAATAAAATTCTGCCAGAGCGTCGAAGAGTCCAAGAAGCTGAACTCGCTCCAGGGCCCCATGATTATCCTCTCGGCGAGCGGAATGGCCACCGGGGGCAGGATCCTCCACCACCTGAAGACCAGGCTGGGCGACGCCAGGAACACGGTGCTCCTCGTGGGGTACCAGGCCGTGGGGACAAGGGGCAGGAGGCTCCAGGAAGGTGAAAAGTCCATAAAGATCTTCGGGGAGAAAGTTGACGTCAAGGCAGAGGTTGCCTCAATCGACGGCTTCTCATCCCATGCCGACTACGGCGAGATCATGTCATGGCTCTCTGGCTTCACCAGGGCCCCGAAGAAGGTCTTCCTGGTCCATGGCGAGGAGGCGTCCCTGGAAGGCCTCAAAAAGACCATCACGGAAAAGCTGGGCTGGGAGGTCCATGTGCCCGCCTACCAGGAGGAAGTGGCGCTGTAAAGAGAGGCAAAGCGCTACTCCTCCCTTACACCTCGTAGGACGCCTGGTGGGCCTTGGACTTCTTCAGGGCCTCGTACTGGGCCTCGAAGCCGGGCTTCCCGAGAAGGGCGAACATGTTTTTCTTGTAGCTCTCCACGCCGGGCTGGTTAAAGGGGTTCACTCCCAGCATATAGCCGCTCACGGCGCAGGCATACTCAAAGAGGTAGAAGAGCTGCCCCACGTAGTAGGGCGTGATGGCGGGGAGCTTTATGGTCATATTGGGCACCCCGCCCTCCTGGTGCGCAGCAGCCACGCCCTCGACGGCCGTGCTGTTCACGAAGTGAAGGGATTTCCCTTCAAGGTAGTTGAGATTGTCAAGGTTCTGGTCGTCGTGGGGGATGATCACCGAAGCCCTCTCTTCTTCAGACCAGAGGAATGTCTCAAAAAGATTTCTCACGCCATCCTGGATATACTGGCCCATCGAGTGAAGATCGGTGGTGAAGTCAAGGCTGTCAGGGTAGATCCCCTTGTTGTCCTTCCCCTCGCTTTCACCGAAGAGCTGCTTCCACCACTCGCCCATGTAGTGCAGGCCCGGCTCAAAGCTCGCCAGGATCTCGATTCCCTTGCCCTTCGAGAGGAGGAGGTTTCTTATCGCGGCATACATGCAGGGCACATTCTTGTTGAAGTCCGTTTCAGCAGCGAGTTTTACGGCATCCCTGGCGCCTTCCATCATCTGCTTGATGTCTATTCCCCCTACCGCAATGGGGAGCAAGCCCACGGGCGTGAGCACCGAATAGCGGCCGCCCACATCGTCGGGGATGACGAAGGTCTTGTAGCCCTCCCTGTCAGCGAGGCGCTTGAGGGCCCCCTTGGACTTGTCGGTGGTGGCTATGACTCTCCTCTTGGCCTCCTCCTTACCGAACTTGTTGATGTAAATATCCTTCAGGAGCCTGAAAGCGAGGGCAGGCTCAGTGGTGGTCCCCGACTTGGAGACGACATTGATGGTGATGCGGCGGCCTTTCAGGACATCCAGCAGATCGGCGAAATAGGCCGGCGATACCTCGCACCCCACGAAGTATATCCGCGGGAGCTGCGCTGCCGAGCTCGTGGAAGACTCGTTGTGAAAGTTGGATAGGAGGGCCGAGAGGGCGGCCCTGGCGCCCAGGTAGGATCCCCCGATGCCCAGCACCAGGAGGGCGTCGCTGTTTCCCCGTACTTCAAAGGCCGTCTTCTGGATGTCCTCAAGCTCAGCGGGATCCATCCTTGTGGGCAGATCGAGCCATCCCAGGTACTCCTTGCCGGGACCGCTCCTGGTGTCCACCGTCTCCTTGGCCTTCCGGACCTCAGGCGCGATCTTGTCAAAGTCCTGGGAGGAAAGAGTTTTCATGACCCTCGTATAGTCAAGCGTGATTTTTTTCATGGCTTCCGCCCCTTTCTTGTAGCTTTCCCGGGTAAATCCCGGCACCGGGAGAAAGGTGCCGGAGGGTACCAGTATTTCAAGAATCGTATCGATAATTCCTGTTATTCCCTATGGCAGCAGGCAGGCGGCCGGTCACAGAGGACCCGGCCCGCGGGAGAGGCGCCGTAGAGGGTATAATGCCCAAATGTTAACAATTCTTTTACATCACCTGCAGCGTCTCATGCTTTACTTGATGGCGTACTCATGTTACCATAGGGTTGAAGGGGTCTTACCCCCCGTATCCATGATTTTATGCCGGGAGCAAAAAGCATGAACCCTGTCAGCGGGAGCTACCAAGATTACAGCGGTCTCCCCGTTACCCCCCAGCCTCCCCAGAAAGCCCCTCCCGATGGCGCCCAGGGGCCTTCAGGCTCACTTCTTGATGAGACTGACGTGTACCAGGCTTCAGCTCTGCTGAAAGAGAAGGGCAAGGAAGAGGCAAAAAGAGGCCAGGACCTTGCCGCCGCGGGAGAAAAGAAGGTTGACGCCGGCATCGAAAATATCGGCAAGGCCGCCGAGCTCAGTGAAACCGGGGAGCAGGAGAAGGCAAAAGCAGAGAAGCTCCTTTCCAAGGCAGGCAAAAAAGAAGCCCACGGAACAAAGCTCGTCCAGGAAGGCCTGGCCCAGAAAGAGAAAGGAGCCGCCAAGGAATCCCGGGGCATTGCCCATATCCGCGAGGGAATCCTCATGGATGAGGAAGGCGACAAGGCAAAGCGCAAGGGAATAAGAGGCGTCGAGTGCGGCCTGAGGAGAGAGGACAAGGCGGAAGGGCTCCAGAAAGAGGGCGTTACCTTTATCACCCAGGGAATCTTTGAAGAGGAACAGGCCGAAGCGGTAAAACAGCAGAGCATTGGCACGATAGAAGACTCCATAGGCAAGGGTAAAGAGGCGGAGCTCAAGGAGAAGGAGGCCCTCAGTGGCCTCCAGGACGGAGCTGACAAGGAATCGAACGGGATATCGCTCAAGGACGAGGGCCTCTCCCTTTACAATGAGGGCCTGGAAAAGACCACGCAGGGCGAAGCCCTTCTCAGCCACGCAAAAGCCGATTTTCAGAAAGCCCAGGACCTTGAGGTTGACGCAAGAGACAAGGCCGTGCAAGCCTCATATCTCAAGGAGGGCGCCGCAGGCAAAGAAAAGAAGAGCGTCGAGGTGATGAACGAGGCGCAGAACCTCTGGAATGAGTCCGAGGTAGTAGCGGCAAAGGCCAGGGAAGCCCTTAAGGTGGCTGCAAAAGACCGTGCCATGAGGGAAAAGCTTTACCAGGAAGGCCAGTACTGGTACCAGAAGGGCTACTGGGACTACATGCAAAGCTCATATTTCTTCTGCTGCCCCTTCTTCTATTACGGGGGATGGGGAATGAACCAGCAGGCCATGTGTGAGATGCAGCATGGCATCCAGCTCCTGAACCAGGCCAACGCCTATGGATCCCATGGAGCCCAGATGGAAGCCCAGGCCCAGGAGCTCATGCGCAGGGCTGAGGATATGAAAAGGCAGGCCCTCGACAAGGAAAAAAAGGCACTTTCCCTCAAGGCTGAAGCGAAACAAGACAGGCTTGAGGCACAGAAGCTCACCTCAGAGGCCCAGGAAGAGATGGATTCGTCCTACGCTTACAAGCTCCAGGCCAGGCATGAGCATGAAGAGGGCCAGGCCCTCACCGGCCAGGGATCGCAGCTCAAAGAAGAAGGCGAAGTCCTGATGGAAGAAGGAATCGATCTGGCCCAGGAAGGCAGAACCATACAGGAAAGCAATATTGCCGGTTTCCAGGAAGGGCTTGACGCGGAAAAAACCGCCGCGGAATCGGGGCAGGAAGCGCGGGGAGATATCGGGGAAGCCTTCGCTCAAGAAACAAAGGCCCATGCCGCAGAGCGGCGGGGAGTAAGGAAATTCAGAAAGGGCCTCGCCCTCGAGCAGGAAGCAAGAATCAAGGAGCAAGAGGGTCTCTCATCGATAAAGCTCGGCTTCAAAACATCAAAAAAAGCCCGGGAGCTTGAGCAGAAGGGAATAGGCGAGATACAGCGGGGAATACTCACGGAAAATCGGGGGAGGGTAAAAGAGAAAGAGGGACTGGCCCGCCTTGAGGAAGCCCGGAAGCTCAAAGTTTCCGGTGACAGCCTCGCGGCACAGGGCGCCGCCCATACCTCCGAGGGACTGGAACTTGAACTGCAGGCCTATAAGGAGATTACCGAGGGCCTCCAGGCCCAGAAGGCCGGCAAGATCATCCAGGACAAGGGAATGGAGTACCTCCGCATGGCCGATGAAGCCGAAGAGAGCTCTCGGTAGAGGCCTCACCGGCCTCCATGAAGCCCGCCCCTCCGGACAACACTCACATGAATCCTCCATCCCACATTGAAGAGCGAAGACTACGGCAGATCATCCAGGAGAATCCCCGTGACAGCTCGGCTTTTTACAGGCTCGCCCTGCTCTTGGAAGACCACCACTCCTATGAAGATGCCCTTGCCACCCTGAAGAAGGCCCTTGCCATTGATCCCGCTTTTAACAAGGCCTTCACCCGCTCGGTGATGCTCCTCCACACCACAAGCGGAAAACGGCGGGGGAAGTGGATTTTCACCACACCCTCGGGTGCCGAGCACCCGGGAAAAATGCCGGTTCTACCCGACGAATGCCGCTTCAGGATGTATGAAAAAGGGAGCGAGGTGCTCCTTGTTCCTTTCATGCAGCGCTTTGGAAAGGCTGCGCAGTTCCTTGACGAGGGAAGAGAGGAGGAATGGAAAGCCCGCCATCTTCCTGAATCCTTCAGGGAAAAAGCGATCCTCACCTTCCGGAAGGCCCCCCCCCCTGGAATCTCTCTCGATGCCTCTTCCCTCACCGTGGAGCTGGGCACCGATTTCAGGGATCTCTTCAGGGATATCTCGCTGAGAGCCGTCCATCTCACGGAGCGCTTCAGGAAAGAGAAGGGCATTGCCCTTGCCCCCCCTGCATTCAGAGTCACCAGGTCCCTTCCCGCCGACCGCTTCAGGGTGATTTCGGGGCCTTACCTTCTCGGCCAGGGGGGCATAAAAAAAGACCATCTTCTTGCCGCCAGGGAGCATCAATCGGCGCCGCCGTCACTTGTACCCGGTGTAGACACCTCCATCGATGCCCTGGGCCTCAAGGGAAGGTGGATCGGCAGGGAGGGGAAGAAGCAGGCTGAGAGCGAGGGTTTCCACGTATTTGAGGCCATTCCCCTTATACTGGAGACCGCATACCGCCTCATGGAGGACCATCTTGATCTGCTGTGGAGCGAGAGCCACACGGGGCGCTTCATGGAGTTCCTCAGCAAAGAGAGGCCCCGGACTCCCTGGAAAACCCTTGAAACCACCCTTTCCCTGGCAGCCCTCACGGGCCTCATAAGGCATGCCCTGCGGGCAGGCGCCGCGCCGGCAGAGCTCCCTTACTGCCTGGAGCACCTCATCGAATCGGCTCATGACGATGAATATTCCATGGCATGCCTGCTCTGGAATCGCACTGTCGATCTCGAGGGAATACGCATGCTCGCCCAGAAAGGGGCTTTCCAGGCACTTTCAATCGCTCCGCAGCTTGAAGAAAACCTTCTCATATTCCTGGGCACTCATGGTGACGAATCAGTCGGTGATAAGCTCTTTCCCTTCTCCACGGTGCTTGATCAGCTCAGAGACCTGTCCTCAAAAATCCTGCAGCTCGGAAAAAGACCGATGCTGATCTGCGATTCATTCCTGCGGCCTTTCATTTCGGAGTGCATGAGGATCTTCCCAGAGCTCCTTATTCTCTCAAAAGAGGAAGCCTCAATAATTCCCCCGCAGCAGATTTTTTACGAAATCAACGAGCACCCCCTGGCCCTCAGGGCCGCAGCGCACCAGCATGTCGAGTCGGCCCTCTCATTCTACCCGGCACCTTCCGGGAATAACCCTTTTCAGGACAGGGACAGGATTTCCTTTGCCTCCTTCTTCAAGGAAGAGGAGAGGCTCCTGGTGGATATCGAAGCGGCAATGATAGAGCGGTGTGAGGCCATGAGCACCGTCCTCATATATTACCAGGAGATGGGATACCGCTACGAGGGCCTCCTGTCTGCCAGCGTCACCGGCAGCGAAGGAGGAGTCCACGAGCCCGCGGAGTTCGTCCAGTCCTCACCTTTCAGCGTGGAGCTCGGCCGGGCCTATGCCCCCCTCCTGGCAAACAAGGAGGAGCTGAAAAGGCATGTTGAAGGCATGCGCTCCCTTTTCTCTGAAAAGTACTCGGTGATACTTCCTGAAATCCATTTCCACGTGGACCCTGCGATGGAAGAGAGCACTATCTCCCTGCTGTTCAGGGGAAAACCCCTTTTTTACTCCACCATGCAGGACAATCCCGCCCTTACCCACATCCTCGGCGGTGAAAAGATCGTGGAAGACCCAATAGAGGCTTTCATGGCAAGCCTCGCCCTGGTGATGGAGAACCACCTCGCGGATTTTATTGATTATGAGATCACCGCTGATTTCCTGGAGAGCCTGAAAGGAGCCTGTGAAGGCGGTGCCGAAGCGCCTGTTGAGAGGGTAGCCCCGGTGCTCAGATCGCTTTTCGAGGAGAAAGTGCCCTGCAGGAAAAAGGACTTCATCGCGGCAGAAATCGAAAGCCTCTCCAGGAAGGGCGCCTCCTGCGGTGAAATCGTGGAGAGCATCAGAGAAGGCCTGAAGGAAGAGCTGCTTGAGCCCTTTCTCTCAGAGGAAAAGAGGCTTCCCGCTGTTCCCCTTGGCGATGACATGGAGATTATCCTGAAATCGCCTCTTTTCGAGTATCTGTTTGATGGCCAGGACGCCTCCTGCATGAAAGAAAGAGACTACATCGCCGAGCTCATAGCGAAAGAATACGAAGCGACGCCGGGCAGCAGAAGAAAGCTGCCCATCATGTGCACAAAATCTCTCAGGAAGCCTCTTTTCCATCTTCTGAAGCCCTGGCTTCCCGGTGTGGTCATTCTGTCACGAGATGAGGCTGCCGGGAGCGAGATTCAGCCTGCAGGCGTCATAGAAGCCTCAGAGGGTTTCAGGAAATTCATCTTTGACGAGATCCTCAAGCAGGGCATTCTCTCTGACCACTCCCACCTTGAAAAGGAGCTGGCGCGGAAGCTCACGGAGCTTCTGGAGCACCAGGAAAAGGAGCACGGGGAGGAGGAGAAGGCAGAGAGAGAGAGAGACTTCATCACCATCACCATGAACCCGGTCTTTTTTGAGAGCCTTGGAGGCGAAAGGGATAAGACGGGGTTCTCCTCCACCATTCTCTTCCTCAGGGAATGGCTGGGGAAGGTGACGGGAAGAAAGGTCCCGCAGGTCCTCGTGGCACTTGATGACGAGGCCCTTCCTGAGCAGGCTGAGCTCTCGCCTGGCACCGGCAGGACCCTCCGCATCACCATACCCCGGGGATGCGCTCTCAGCTTCTCCAGGGGGATACAGGGCTTTGCAGGCTCATCGGTGCCGCCTGCACCGCCGTGCCTGCAGGGCTGCTGGCATGAGGAAAAAATCCCCCGGGAACAGAATGACCGCATTCAGGTCAGCGCCCTCGAATATATCCTTCTCGCCCTCTTCACCCTTCTAAAGAACAGGCTCTGCCAGGCACCCCTCGCGGCAGGGCAGAAGAAAAATCTGCAGCGCAGGGCTGCGGAGTGCGGCCTGATGGAAGACGATAGTGAAGCGGTCCTTCATATGGCAGCCACGGCCGCCGATATCCATCCCGCCCAGGTCTGCGGCGCCCTTTCGCCCGGCATGGCACTTGTCCTCGGCGACAGGGGTCTCAAGGAGAGAATTCTCGAGCTCCTGTCACCGGTACGGGAGGCCTCTCTCAATGCTGAAGGCGGGATCCTGCACGCGGTCGTCGCAGAAGACGATCTCGCCGCCTTTCTGCGCGGTTACATGCGCGAGGCCTCACCGCAGGAGATTGAGCGCTTCCGCCCCCCCTCGCTTAAAAAAGTGGCCGGGGCCTTCGCTGCTTCCCTGCTGCGTCTCCTGCGGACAGGACGCCGCGCGGTGGCCGTTGTTCCCTTCGAGCTTGAGCCGATGCTGCAGGGCCTCCTCGCCTCCATTGTTCCCCAGGCTATAGTGCTCCCCAGGGAGTTCATATCAGCTAAGACCTTGATTGAGCCCTTTGAGACAGTCCCTTACAAGATCCTTTTCGCTCCCCTGGAAGACGAGGAGGAGACCGGTCCAGAAACTTTCACCATCGCTCTTGACGAGTTCTACCTTTTCCTGGCCCTTCTTGCAGATGAGAAGGGTGACACGGAAAAATCAGGGCATTTCTGCGAGGCTGTCACAGGCTTCTTCCCCTTGCACCCCCTTGCCCTCTGGCGGAATGCCTTTTCCCTCCAGAGGAGGGGAAACCGCGACGAGGCAGCAAAAACAAGGGAGATGGCTCTCCGCGCGCTTCCCGAGCTGCCCTTCATCGATCCGGCTTATTATATGCCTGAAAGCGCCAGGTGGGAGAGCGAGAAGGCCTTCCTGGAGGCGTCAATGAGGGAAGCCCCCCTGCCTGTCCATCAATACCGCCACCTCTATTGCACTTTCATGGAGGGCGCGGCCGGGGACAGCCTCAGTATTCCCCATGAGCTCTTCGACAGTCTTCCCTTTGATGACGAGCTCCTCGTCCTCGCGGGGAACATTGCGGGCGACAGGGAAGACTACCGCGATGCCCTTGCATGGTACAGGAAAGCCCTTGCATTGAACGGGAGCAACAGGGAGGCACTGAGGGGATGCGCAGGAGCCCTCGCAGAGGACAGTGAATTTGAAAAATCCTGGAAAATCTACCGAACACTTGCAGGGGAGAGCCCCTTCGATGACAGGATGCTGTATGACAGCGCAATGGTCCACATGGACAGGGAGGATTACCACTCGGCGCTTGCCTGTGCAGAGACCATTCTCGCCATGGACAGTGAAAATGCCGATGCCTTCTTTTTGAGAGGCCGCTGCTGGGGAAGCCTGGGGAAGACATCCAGGGAAATAGCGGACCTTACAAGCGCCCTGGTCCTTGAGCCTGACAACATTCTCTTTAACCGCACCATGGGGGAGCTCC comes from the Candidatus Eremiobacterota bacterium genome and includes:
- a CDS encoding FHIPEP family type III secretion protein, with protein sequence MNPPSHIEERRLRQIIQENPRDSSAFYRLALLLEDHHSYEDALATLKKALAIDPAFNKAFTRSVMLLHTTSGKRRGKWIFTTPSGAEHPGKMPVLPDECRFRMYEKGSEVLLVPFMQRFGKAAQFLDEGREEEWKARHLPESFREKAILTFRKAPPPGISLDASSLTVELGTDFRDLFRDISLRAVHLTERFRKEKGIALAPPAFRVTRSLPADRFRVISGPYLLGQGGIKKDHLLAAREHQSAPPSLVPGVDTSIDALGLKGRWIGREGKKQAESEGFHVFEAIPLILETAYRLMEDHLDLLWSESHTGRFMEFLSKERPRTPWKTLETTLSLAALTGLIRHALRAGAAPAELPYCLEHLIESAHDDEYSMACLLWNRTVDLEGIRMLAQKGAFQALSIAPQLEENLLIFLGTHGDESVGDKLFPFSTVLDQLRDLSSKILQLGKRPMLICDSFLRPFISECMRIFPELLILSKEEASIIPPQQIFYEINEHPLALRAAAHQHVESALSFYPAPSGNNPFQDRDRISFASFFKEEERLLVDIEAAMIERCEAMSTVLIYYQEMGYRYEGLLSASVTGSEGGVHEPAEFVQSSPFSVELGRAYAPLLANKEELKRHVEGMRSLFSEKYSVILPEIHFHVDPAMEESTISLLFRGKPLFYSTMQDNPALTHILGGEKIVEDPIEAFMASLALVMENHLADFIDYEITADFLESLKGACEGGAEAPVERVAPVLRSLFEEKVPCRKKDFIAAEIESLSRKGASCGEIVESIREGLKEELLEPFLSEEKRLPAVPLGDDMEIILKSPLFEYLFDGQDASCMKERDYIAELIAKEYEATPGSRRKLPIMCTKSLRKPLFHLLKPWLPGVVILSRDEAAGSEIQPAGVIEASEGFRKFIFDEILKQGILSDHSHLEKELARKLTELLEHQEKEHGEEEKAERERDFITITMNPVFFESLGGERDKTGFSSTILFLREWLGKVTGRKVPQVLVALDDEALPEQAELSPGTGRTLRITIPRGCALSFSRGIQGFAGSSVPPAPPCLQGCWHEEKIPREQNDRIQVSALEYILLALFTLLKNRLCQAPLAAGQKKNLQRRAAECGLMEDDSEAVLHMAATAADIHPAQVCGALSPGMALVLGDRGLKERILELLSPVREASLNAEGGILHAVVAEDDLAAFLRGYMREASPQEIERFRPPSLKKVAGAFAASLLRLLRTGRRAVAVVPFELEPMLQGLLASIVPQAIVLPREFISAKTLIEPFETVPYKILFAPLEDEEETGPETFTIALDEFYLFLALLADEKGDTEKSGHFCEAVTGFFPLHPLALWRNAFSLQRRGNRDEAAKTREMALRALPELPFIDPAYYMPESARWESEKAFLEASMREAPLPVHQYRHLYCTFMEGAAGDSLSIPHELFDSLPFDDELLVLAGNIAGDREDYRDALAWYRKALALNGSNREALRGCAGALAEDSEFEKSWKIYRTLAGESPFDDRMLYDSAMVHMDREDYHSALACAETILAMDSENADAFFLRGRCWGSLGKTSREIADLTSALVLEPDNILFNRTMGELLWQSGLYQEAEPYLLSAFRVYRESPFAAIHRIKILLMLGDISSAMKLTDEAAEQSGSPPSALLHLQGEISALLGFREKAGECFKKAHGINRTNPVYAMSVAEMACLDGRLDEAAQIYREALQRNPYWVKASHALALIASRKGDVEGARKQLRSAMSYSPGTPELYASYFSLPPAEGEHGMWAELQRELIFLDPLNYGAYYCLSLLYALQGDFDRALGEAERAFLIAPDHHAIVEQLCRMHMVKRDGKRALVILRVALKKITRSERLCFIEGMCWKSIGSLERARESFLSASRHGPLTPFAAVSRGYAALIGGKAIEAAAEAEGALLGDSRFSPAMVLMAEIKHSSGEGDEAESLLAKALKSDPVRSWGLF